TGCCTGATGGCAATCACCGACGGAAACGGTGCAGTCACGGTATTGAGGGGTTTCGGTGGCTAATGATGGGTCTCGGTGGATATCGTGATGGCGTTTTGTATGGCTGTGCCCAAAAATCTGCCATCAAATTTGTATGTCAGTTCGGAAGTGCTGGCGGCCGGCGTTGGCAACGTGTCGCAAGCAAGCATACCCCAATTTAGTATGACCGCGATCATATTCGACTTCTCAACACGTTGCTATGGTACTCCGCAATCTGTTTTCAAAGGAAATCAAAAAACCCAACATACTCATCATCTGGGGCGATGGCATTGGCCAGTTCAATATCAGCTATCCGTTTTCTTGCATAAGGAGGATCAATTCATGAAAGTAAATGTGTGGGTCGTGTCATTGGCAGTTCTGGTGGGTGCGGTAACCGCGCAGAATGTCGCTGCATCTCCGTCGTCAGTCATGGAAAAAGGGAAGGCTAAAACAAATCAATTTTGGTGGCCCGAACAGTTGGATCTAACGCCTCTTCGGCAACAAAGCCCCAAGTCCAACCCTTACGGTGAAAAGTTTAATTACGCGGAGGAATTTAAAAAACTTGATCTCGATGCCTTGAAAAAGGACATCAATGCGTTGTTAACCACTTCCCAGGATTGGTGGCCGGCCGATTACGGCAATTACGGCCCTCTATTTATCCGTATGGCATGGCACAGCGCAGGCACTTATCGGACATTGGACGGACGAGGCGGCGCAGGGGGGGGCCAGCAGCGGTTTGATCCTTTGAACAGCTGGCCTGATAATGCGAATTTGGACAAGGCGCGACGTTTGCTTTGGCCCATCAAGCAGAAATATGGAAGAAAAATTTCATGGGCCGACCTCATGATTTTGACGGGGAATGTCGCCATGGAAAACATGGGGTTTAAAACTCTTGGTTTTGCCGGAGGGCGAGCCGATGATTGGGAGGCCGACCTCGTTTATTGGGGATCGGAAACAAAATGGCTGGAAGCAAAGCGCCGCGGCAATGACGGAAAACTTGAGAAACCCTTGGCGGCCGTTCAAATGGGTTTGATTTATGTAAACCCGGAAGGCCCCAATGCGAACCACGATCCTCGTTCAGCGGCGAAGGATATTCGTGAATCGTTTGGTCGCATGGCGATGAACGATGAGGAAACCGCGGCTCTCATCATCGGTGGTCATACCTTCGGCAAAGCCCACGGAGCTCATGATCCCGGAAAGTATGTCGGGGCTGCTCCGGGCGGCGCTCCGATTGAAGAACAAGGGTTCGGTTGGAAGAACAGTTATGGCAAAGGCAGCGCCGAAGATACGGTGACAAGCGGGCTTGAAGGCGCTTGGACCAGCGCGCCCAACAAGTGGACGCATATGTTCTTGGACACTCTGTTCCGATTTGAATGGAAACAGGTTAAAAGTCCAGCCGGCGCTACGCAGTGGATTCCCACCGATCCCAACGCCGCGAGCTTGGTTCCGGATGCTCATGTTAAAGGAAAGTTTCACGCGCCCATTATGCTCACCACCGACCTGGCGCTCAGGGAAGATCCGGCTTACAAAAAGATCGCGCTGCGTTTTCGTGATAACCCGAAAGAATTGGAGGACGCCTTCGCTCGGGCTTGGTTTAAGTTGACGCATCGTGACATGGGGCCGCGAGCCCGTTACATTGGGGCGGACGTGCCAAAACTGGAATTGCTTTGGCAGGACCCGCTCCCAAAAGCGGATTACCAGCCCATTGATAAGAACGATCTTGAAGAATTAAAAGCCCAAATCCTTAAATCGGGGTTGAGCGTGCCGGAGCTGGTGAGAGCGGCGTGGGCGTCTGCTTCGTCCTTCCGTTCGAGTGATATGCGCGGCGGCGCCAACGGAGCCCGTGTTCGTTTGCAGCCCCAAAGAAGTTGGGATGTTAATAACCCCAAAGAGTTGGCGAATGTCCTATCCCGATTGGAAGGCGTTCAAAAGAATTTCAATAAATCGCTTACCGGCAACAAAAAAGTTTCATTGGCTGATGTCATTGTTTTGGGTGGGTCGGTTGCCGTTGAGAAGGCGGCCAGAGACGCCGGGTTCGATATTGAAGTTCCCTTCGTGTTGGGCCGTGTTGACGCGGGTCAAGACAAAACCGACGTCAATTCGTTTGAAGCGCTGGAACCAACAGCGGACGGATTCCGAAATTATTATCGAGAAGATTCTTATATGTCACCAGCTGAAATGCTTGTCGACAAAGCAAGTCTATTGAACTTAAGCGCTCCTGAAATGACTGTTTTGGTTGGCGGAATGCGCGCATTAAACGCGAATTCTTCTTCCAAGAATGGTGTTTTCACGAATCGGCCAGGCATCCTGACGAATGACTTCTTCGTAAATCTGTTGGACATGTCCACGCAGTGGAAGAAATCCGACAAATCTGAGGGCGTTTATGAAGGGTTCGACCGAAAAACAGGCCAATTTAAGTGGACCGCGACTCCGGTCGATCTTATTTTCGGGTCCAACTCGGAGTTGCGCGCCTTGGCCGAAGTCTATGCGTTTGAAGAATCCAAAGAAAAATTTGTTCGGGATTTCGTCAAAGCATGGACCAAAGTGATGAATCTGGATCGTTTCGACATCCAATAACAGAGCCTCTGTGGGTATTCCGGGAATTTGACTCACGCTGTTGAAGGAGCGACTTGTTGAATCAAGCCGCTTCTTCAACAGATCGCGTTGTGTAAGTTTGCCGATTTGCCATCATGTAACTGCACCATCGAATTCAATGGCAAAGGTAGTGACACATGCCGAATCAGGGAGCCGAAGTGTGTGGCAGAATGTATGGCAACGATTCGAAAATCCTCGGAAACGCATGAAAATCAAACACTCTTATTTTGATTATTGTCCGTGGGATGCCATTACGATGGTTCCGCGTCCAAATCCGTGACAGTCACGCCTCGTGACTCAAGCAGAAAGCCTCACCGTAAAATCTTTCCTCTCCTAAAACATTAATTTCTCCGTTGGAAGAATCGCTTCGTATAGAAAAAACGCCTCCATTCGCGAGTCGAGTGATGGCAATCCTTCAAGTGCACTTTTTGATGGCAGTTATTATTTGATGGCAACGCCCTCCGAATGATCCAGTTTATTGCACCGGCGGTGCAAGATTCGATTTGGGGGTGTGCAGATGGTGCAAGTTTTTCAAATTGCCCTTATTTAAATGAAATGATAATCATGCCTTTGTGATGATTCGAGTGTTAAGAATATTTCTCTTGGTTGTTTTCGCTTTTAACTGGGTTTCCCAGGGCGGGGCCATTGTTCGCTATCCGACGCTCGAAAAAATGCTGGAAAGAGTCGATAGGGAATATCCGCCGGAAATTGCCAAAGAGATTCGGTGTCATTCGCGCCCATCGGCCATGTGCGGCGTGAAAGCGGTGATAGAGTCCAACAGAAATTCGCTTTTGGGAATCGGTCATCTGGCATCCATTGTTGCCTCACCGCTCGTACCATTTGATGTATTTGCCTTGGTCCCAAAGAATAACGCGGTTGTACTTCGGTCCCAGCAACAACCCGTTTCGCTTTCAGTTCCTCACGCTGTTCTCCAGCCTCCTCCTCGCCTCTCCATCTAACACGACTGCCGTTTTCCCTGTTGTCATCGTAACTTCGTGCGCTTTGGCGTCCAGTTGCGTTCAAAGTTAATTCTTAGGCCGTGTTATTTCCAAGGAGGAATCACATTTTTATGAATTTACGTCATTATTTTGTTTCTGCCGTTATCGTTTTTTCGTTGCTCAGTTTTGGTTGCTCAAAAAAAGAGGGGAGTGAGTCCGCTTCATCCTCTCAATCCCAACAAGCCGCCGCGCCCAAAGTTGATCCTCGAGCGCAATTCGATCAGATGTTCACAAAGCCGGAGTTAATGAAGCTGGGCGAGAATATTTATCAGACCAAAGGTATGCAGACCTGTTTGCAATGCCATCGCGCGGGTGGCGAAGGCGAAGGGTACGCGGGTGCTGCGAAATTGCAAGCGCCATGGACGTTCCGATCTTTCAATGCTTTGGGTGGCTACGATGCGCTCAAGGCCAATCCGAAGGAATTTCGAGAGAAGATGGAGGTTGCGCTTCTTCATCTTCTTCACGGCGGCGCTCTGAACTGGAATGCCAATTTCCCCAAAGATCATCCGGAGATCGTTTACGACTGGTCGAAAACGGGAAAAGACAAATACGACATGATGATGTGGGGCGTCGCCCAGGCGGAGATGAAGACCAAAGTAAAGCAAGTTCATGGGGAGCTAACCGCCGCCGGAAAAACATTGTCGGAATCCGATATGCAATGGTTGGCGGCCTATGCGGCTCTCGAGTACATCAAGTCATTTGAGAAGCCAGGGAAGCTGGCCGATGGTAAACCCGCTCCCAAAATTTGGGAATGAAAATGACCGCAGAAAACGAAAATACGCAAATGACGCGACGGGATTTTTTGGAGAAGGCGGCGCTGGCGACCGTTGCCGTGTCGTCTCTTCCGTCAGTGGCGAAAGCGATGGAGACTGTCACCGGAGTGTCCTTTCATAAAGGAGAAAAGAAAATGGACGTCATCAAAACATTCACGCCAAAAAATTATGGACGATTAATCGGCACGGCAGGGTTCTCAGACGCGCTTCTTAAGAATCACTTCACGCTGTATCAAGGTTACGTGAAGAACACGAATGGTCTGGCTGACACGCTGACAGGCATGGTGAAAGACGGCAAGTCCGCCTCTCCGGAATACGCCGAATTGAAACGGCGGTTCGGCTGGGAGTTCAACGGCATGCGTCTTCACGAGTTGTATTTCGACAACATGTCGAAGTCGAGCGCGTCGCTTACATCAGCCAGTCATGATCTAGCGCACGCCATCGACGATCAATTCGGAAGCTACAACCAATGGCAAGCGGACTTCGTTGCCGCCGGGTCCATGCGCGGCATTGGTTGGGTTGTTCTGGCTTTCGATCCGCAAAGCAACCGGTTCTTTAATGTGTGGATTAACGAGCATGACGGCGGGCATCTATCGGGGGCGATTCCACTGCTTGTAATGGATGTATTCGAGCATGCCTACGTTCTCGACTACGGACTGAAGAAGATCGACTACATTGAAGCGTTCTTAAAAGCAATTGATTGGACGGTCGTTTCCAAGCGGTTTGGCGCGGAGAGGTAGTTTATGCAACGAAAAGTTCTGCTTGTGGCGTTCGCCTTATCGTTGCTGGTCTCGGTTGGCGCATGGATGTTGGTCGGCAAAACGACCAATGCGGCGCATTCTTGTTGTTCTGTTCCCGCAACGCAGAAATAATGATCACTCCACGCGGCGCGTGGGTCATACCTCCTATGACCTGCGCGCCTGTGGCGTGAATGGAGAGAAGAAATGAGAAAAGATCTATTTTTTATTTTTGTGTTTTCTTTGGGCGTGGCTGGGTGCCGGAAGCAGGCGCTTCCGCCAACCGACTATGGGAACATCGGTGATTTCAAATTAACTTCCGTCACGACGACCAATCAAGGAAACGTGGATAAGAAGGCGTTGTCCGGCCGCGTTTGGATCGCGAATTTTATCTTGACCAATTGCAACGGACCTTGCCCAATCCTTTCGGGAAACATGGAAAAGCTTCAGTCCGAACTTCCTCAGGAAGTAGGGTTTCTGTCTTTCACCGTTGATCCGGAGAATGACGACGCTCCCTCTCTTCAGCGTTACGCGAAGCGGTTCAGCGCCGACCCTAGTCGTTGGCTGTTTGTTCGCGGAGACAAAGCTTCACTTTATGAGCTGTATGAAAAAGGATTTAAGGTTGTGGCGGCCGAGGATAAAACATTGCCGCTGGCCGAGCGGTTCGTGCACACCACGAAGTTTGTCTTGCTGGATCAGAACGGGACCATCAAAGGATATTTCGATGGCGACACGCCGTATGGGTTAACGAAATTGAAACGCGAGGCGTTGAGCTTATTGAGAGGAGGCGCGGGCCATGATCGCAACAACGCATGATCTGAAAGCGGAGCAACTCAAAACCCTGAATAGCAGCCGGCGTCCTTACGGCTTTTTGGCAAAGATCCTGTTTACAGGGATGGACCTCGTCTATGGGAAGGAGAGAACGCTTTCCAAGTTCAAGGTGCTTGAGGTGATTGCCCGCGTGCCCTATCAGTCGTGGGAGCATGTGGCTTATATCGCGATGACGCATACCTACGCCAAACCGGGATTTGCGCGTCGGATTTTCGAGTTCGTGGTCGAATCCCGCCGACAGCAGGATAACGAGCAATGGCATCTTTTGATCCTTGAAGAAATGGTGCAGAAACGCAAAGGAAAAGAAAACGTCATCCTTCACCGCGTTGTCCCGCAGGTCATCGCTTTTGTCTACTACCACATCAGTTGGTTTCTGTATGTGATTCAGCCCCGCTTGAGCTACGAACTGAACGCCGATTTTGAGGATCACGCGGAACACGAATACATGGAATACGTTCGGGAAAATCCTGAGTTGGAGCGCCAACCGTTTGAGAGTGAATTCACTGCCGACTATGGGTGGTTCGAAAACGAAGCGGATCTTTTTCGCCAAATCGCTCTTGATGAACGTCATCACAAAGAAGAGAGTCTGGAGAGAATGTTGAAGCCGAGGTTTGAGTGACCAAGATATTTCGCTTGATGTTGATCGGATTTATCATCGTTGGCTCTGTTCCCATTCAGCCGGCGGCTCAGTTTCAGCAACAAGAAGATTGTGTGGTTTGCGGTCATGCCTGCTGCTGTCCTGAAATGTGCAAGCCGCTAATCAATAAGATGAAGGTAGATGCTGCGTCGCATTGTTCCATGCAACAAAGTCGGAAGCAGTTGAAAGTTGAATCGTGTGATCAGCTCAATTCGATTTGCCGTCTTCAAAGTGCTCCATCGGCGGGAATTTTGAATCTGAAAATCGAGTCTTTTTGGCCGAACCCGCAGTTAACCGTTTGGGGCGACGGTGCTCCATCTTCTGGATTTTCGAAAGAGCGAATTCGCGAATCCGATTTTGAGTTCTCTTATCCTGTCCCCTTGGATGTGCGGACTCCCCCTCCCAGATCTCTGAACTGATCCTCCCTTTTATCTATCAACGAAACGACCCGAAAGCGATTTTAGAACCGTAGGCGGTGTCTTATTTATTTCGGCCGCGTCAGCGGCCGTGTTATTCTTTTTCAATTAAGGAGACCCATGAATATGATTTTTCAACCATCAAGATGGCGGCTGTTGGCCGCCGTTCCATTTTTCTTTTTTTCTTCCATAGTAAAGGTGAGCGCGGAAGAGTCCGACGGCATGCCTGTCTATGAACTTGAGCCCTTGATCCGGGTTGCGCCGAATGTCATGTCCGGAAAACGCATTTCGGGAAAATCCATTCGAACCGCCAAACCGATCGATCTGGCCGAGATCCTCTCATCCGAAATGCCGTCGATCGCCCCGGCCCGGAAAAGTCCCACAGCTGGCGATATTGTTTTACGGGGGTTGAGCCGTGACAATGTTTTGATCACGGTCGATGAAACAAAAACCTTCTGCGCCTGTCCGAACCGAATGGACCCGCCCGCTTTCCACGTGAGCTCGCAACAAATCGATTCTATCCAGGTTCGCCCGGGGCCATTTTCGGTCGATCAGGGCGGAACAATTGGAGGGACGGTTTTCGTCCGCACGAATGAATCGTTCGACCATCCTTTCCTGCGCGCTTATGGATATGCGGGGAGTTACGATTACGTGGCCGGCGGAATCACAGGAGGAGGCCCCCTCTCAAAAAATTTCTCCGCCTTGGGCGGGATTTATGATCAACAGGGAGGCGTATACGAGGATGGGGCCGGGATTCCCTTCACAAAGCTCTCCGGCACAAATTATCGCCCCGACTATTTCGATGCGACAGCCTTCAAAGTTTTCAACGGAGAAGCCAAGGCGGCCTACACGCTGAGCGGCGGAGGGTCCATCACCGGAAATTATGCCTATCAGGATGCGACCGATGTCTTGTATCCGGGGCTCCAGATGGACGCTCGGTCCGACACCATGAATCGCGGGGCGATCGCGATTCGACTTCCGAGTTCTTCCGCCCTTGCTTCCACGGTTGAGGTTTCGGCGGCCTATAGCCATGTCGATCACGACATGAGCGATGCTTTCCGAACCAGCGTCAACAACATGGCGGGCGCCTTCGCAGGGCGGGGTTACTTCATGCGCACGCAAGCGGAAACCTCCTATACGGGCGCTCGGCTTAAAGCCACAAAGAGTTTTGATAAGGGGCAGGCTCGATACGGTGTCGATGCCCAACGGCGGCTCTGGGATGCCGACAATGTGGTTGGGTCAAACTTGAACAACATGCTTCCGGATACCGTGACCGACCGAGCCGGCGCATGGGCGGTGGTTGAGACCCGGCGGGACCAATCGGCCTTTGAATCCGGCGCCCGCCTTGACCTGAGTCGAAGCGAAGCCCGCGACAACATCGACTTCGTTCAAAGCCTGCGAGGCACGAAGACCAACGAGCGGAGGGACGTGCTTCCTTCGATCTACGGGCTTGTCAGCCACGACTTTTCGGATCGATGGAACGGTTACACAGGCATCGGTTTCGCCACCCGCGAACCGGACGCCCAAGAACGTTACATCAGTTTGAATCGGCCCATGACCAATCCGGATTGGGTGGGTAACCCGGACATCAATCCCGTTAAGAGTCTTGAAATTCAACCTGGTGCCCGTTGGTCAAACAAAGTGGCAGATGCCAAACTCAGTTTGTTTCATTCCTGGCTGTTCGATTACATCTATCTTGAGAGTCTCCCCTTAACTTCTCCGGCTCGGGCAACGTCTTATACCAACATCGACGCGCGGTTGTACGGCGGCTCTGCTGACGTCGGATATTCGCCGTTTTCTTTCCTGCGCTTGGAGGGGAATCTCGCCTGGCAGGAAGGCGTTAAGGAAACCAAACCGGCTCAAGCGACCAACCGTGTGCTCGCCGAGGTGCCTCCGTTAAGAGGACGATTGTCTGCGTCGGGATTGTTTGATCGTTGGTCTATTCGAACGGACTTGCTGATGCAAGCGCGCCTCCACCGAATCGATACGGATCTCAATGAAAAGCCAATCGCTGGATGGGGCGTGCTCAATATTGCCGCCAGCGTTCGCCTCATGAAAAGCTTGACGTTGGGTTTGGGCGTCGATAACGCGTTCAACAAAACATACGCGGTTGCCAATTCCTTCGTGCGCGATCCGTTCAGCAATAACACGATCGTGAACGAACCCGGGCGTTTCTATTACGCCCGTCTTGGGGCGGAATTCTAAACCGTCATTAATCGATGAGCCCAAGAAACAATTTCTTTCTCGGTCTCTGAGTCGCCTTCAAATCAACGGCCAGCAAGAACGGCGAATGCAAAGAAAGGAGGAATTGATCTGGCAAGACTCTATCCCCAAAGTCGATCACAAGCTGGTTGACGATAAAGATATCGTGGATTTGATGGCGAAGATCCTTGCATCAGGGTTGTCCATCTCTGAGCTCGCGTCAACCGCGCATGTCCGCCCCCACATTCCGCGGATCGGACAAGCGCGGCGGGGCCAACGGCGCGCGCATCCGTCTTGCGTCGCAAAGAGATTGGGAGGCAAACCAGCCGGCGCAACTAAAGAAAGTTCTGAAGACGCTGGAGGATATCCAAACATCATTCAACAAGGCGCAGTCAGGCGGAAAGAAGATTTCTCTCGCCGATCTTATTGTTCTCGGCGGATGCGCCGCGGTCGAAGAAGCAGCGAAAAAAGCCGGGCACGATGAGACCGTTCCCTTCACCCCAGGACGGATGGATGCTTCGCAAGAAAAAACAGATGTGGCGTCTTTTGCCGTTCTCGAGCCAACGGCAGACGGGTTCCGCAACTACCTCAAAACCAAATTCGTCCTACCGGCGGAGAAACTATTGGTTGATCGCGCGCAGCTTCTGACCTTGACTGCTCCTGAGATGACGGTTCTCATCGGGGGCTTACGCGTTTTGAATACCAATGTTGGGCAGACCAAGCACGGTGTGTTTACCAAGAGACCCGAAACGCTCACCAACGACTTCTTTGTGAATCTTCTCGACATGCGCACCCAATGGAAGCCCTCCTCGAAGGGCAACGACATCTATGAAGGTTCTGATCGCTCGACAGGAAAACCCATGTGGACCGGCACTCGCGTCGACCTTATCTCGGTTCGAACTCCCAACTCCGGGCGTTGGCCGAAGTTTACGGAGCCGCGGATTCCCAGGAGAAGTTCGTGCGCGACTTTATAGCCGCGTGGAACAAGGTCATGAACCTAGATCGCTTCGACATTTCATGATGACAATTTCCACAAACCCTGATTTTTATTCGGAGTTTTCTGGAAGATTAATAAGGCAAATTGGATTGACAAATCGCCACCATGGTAATGGCACCATCAAAATCGCCCGTACCATTGCAATCAAGGGTCAAAAATAGCCCCATTTTGTATGGGAAAATGTATGGGGAAAAAGTCGATTTTCCATCGAGGTGCCATAGTCCGTGGGATGCCATCTCTATGGTCCCCAGACCAACCCAGTAGCCAACAATTGTTTAGGATTTAGTGCTTAGTGATTCGTCATTAGAATTTCAAATCCTAAATCCGAAACCCTAAATCCTAATCCATCTATTGTCGAAACTTATTTATTATCGATCCAAAGATTTTTCCCAGCTCTTCGGTTTCTTGAATCAATCGCTTCTGTTCCAAGATCAACTCCTGATTGTTTTCACAATCAATTAGTCTCAACCAAAGTAAGCTTTCCTTAGCTTCTTTCTTGGAAATCTTCATTCTTAGAAGGAAGTCCTTCGTGCTGACGGCTTCATTTGCCTCTATATAATTGGCTGCCACCGATCCCGATGAACGCATAAGCTGCTTCTTATCTTCGAAGTTTGACTGATTGGATTTTAATTTTGAGAGAAAGCTGCGAACGTTTTTCGCGTATGAAAAAGTTCGGTCTTCCAAATCAAACACTCTTCCTGATTTTTGTTCAACTTCCATGTGATTGTTCCTCCATTAATATTAATTTGGAGGGGCAATTTATGAGGGGGTTTGTGACGAAGGATTCAGATAATATCAGAAAGCAAAAAAGGTTGCGTCTAGCAAAGTGGGCAGGAAGACCGCAGTTGTGAGCAAGAGTGGGCATCGTCGTATGGGAAAACGTATGGGAAAGCTTCGGAATTTGCCAGCACCTCGGCCGAAGAAATCAGCGGTGTATGGCAGAACTGTATGGGAAGGCGTGGTTAATCGATAAATTATCAACGGTTTGTCATGGCTTTGTCACAGGTGCCATTTATCCTTCCCCTATGCGAAAAGGAATGGCCCTCGCAGCTTTAATGGTTTTGTTGACGACAGGCGCAATGGAAGCCTTGCAAACCGCACGTCCTCCAAAACTGATTTTGACCAATAAACTGAATGGTCTTGAGAGCGCCTCCGAATTTTCCTGTTCCGAGATAATTCATGGCTATTTGACCCTTCCAGAAAAAGCAGTCGGCGCCCACACGATTGAAGGAATCTGGGTCATGCCCAATGGAGTGGTGGCAGAACATTCTAAAAATCAGGTTGAATTCTCGGCCCCTGGTCGCCAAACTGCTTATGTATGGCTTGAGTTTCAAGACAAATCGAGCGGTACACTGGGGGACTTCAGATCCAGGGGAGATGAGCCAGATCCCGTGAATCCCCAAAATGGCGAATGGCAGGTCAAAGTTTTATGGAATGGCCGGCCACTTGTCGAATCGAAATTCAAAGTCAAGTGTTGAAGTTCAAATGTGAGGTGAGCAATATGAAAAATACAACCACTTATTTACGATTGATCGTGGGTCTTTTTTCAATTGTATTTGTTGCCGGATTTGTTTCGGGCTGCAACAAGAAAAAAGATTCATCCCTAACACGGTCCGGCGGAGGGGTTTCATCTCAAAGCATTGTAACCCTAAGGGGGGCTGCACAATGAAAAAGCTAATTTTGTCAGCTCTGCTCCTTTTTTCGGCCGCCAACGGCTTTTGCGCGAATATTGGATCACCACAAGCCGTCCGTATAAAATTCTATGAGTTCTGGGTTTCACAAAACGCAAACTGCAGCGACATGACGCGGCTTTACAACGATTCCAGCGCTTCTTATCAAGATGTCACAAACAATATTTCTTTTGGGGACATAACAGTTCCCAATGGGACATATCCGTGTGTCGCCGTTAAGTTTAGCGACATTGTTGAGCTTGTACCGAATTTCACCTCCGATGGAGGTAATTGCGTTCAAGGAACAACTTACTCGCGTGATTTATTCCGCGGAGGTGATACGTCGACATCACCGGACGGCAGCGTGATCAACGGCAGTGGTAATGCAAGTCCCCCTGGTCAGGTTGAAAATACCATGTACGCATATTTTTCCACCTCGGGGAACAATACCACCAATTCCGGTATGGCTCCAAGTGAGCCGGCACTTATTTCAACTCCATTTATCGTGAATGGAGACAACACCGCCACGTTTGTTTGGGACTTTACCAATGGAATAGAAGATACCGGAGGTTCATGTTCACCGGAGTCCGTAACGTTTGGGTTTCGCTAAATAAAAATTTTCGGAGGCAATTTCATGAAAGCGCTCGGTAAGTTCTTTGTTCTAGTTGGTTTTCTTTCAAGCTGGTCTCTCGGCGCCC
The Elusimicrobiota bacterium DNA segment above includes these coding regions:
- the katG2 gene encoding Catalase-peroxidase 2, coding for MKVNVWVVSLAVLVGAVTAQNVAASPSSVMEKGKAKTNQFWWPEQLDLTPLRQQSPKSNPYGEKFNYAEEFKKLDLDALKKDINALLTTSQDWWPADYGNYGPLFIRMAWHSAGTYRTLDGRGGAGGGQQRFDPLNSWPDNANLDKARRLLWPIKQKYGRKISWADLMILTGNVAMENMGFKTLGFAGGRADDWEADLVYWGSETKWLEAKRRGNDGKLEKPLAAVQMGLIYVNPEGPNANHDPRSAAKDIRESFGRMAMNDEETAALIIGGHTFGKAHGAHDPGKYVGAAPGGAPIEEQGFGWKNSYGKGSAEDTVTSGLEGAWTSAPNKWTHMFLDTLFRFEWKQVKSPAGATQWIPTDPNAASLVPDAHVKGKFHAPIMLTTDLALREDPAYKKIALRFRDNPKELEDAFARAWFKLTHRDMGPRARYIGADVPKLELLWQDPLPKADYQPIDKNDLEELKAQILKSGLSVPELVRAAWASASSFRSSDMRGGANGARVRLQPQRSWDVNNPKELANVLSRLEGVQKNFNKSLTGNKKVSLADVIVLGGSVAVEKAARDAGFDIEVPFVLGRVDAGQDKTDVNSFEALEPTADGFRNYYREDSYMSPAEMLVDKASLLNLSAPEMTVLVGGMRALNANSSSKNGVFTNRPGILTNDFFVNLLDMSTQWKKSDKSEGVYEGFDRKTGQFKWTATPVDLIFGSNSELRALAEVYAFEESKEKFVRDFVKAWTKVMNLDRFDIQ
- the ypmQ_2 gene encoding SCO1 protein, which codes for MRKDLFFIFVFSLGVAGCRKQALPPTDYGNIGDFKLTSVTTTNQGNVDKKALSGRVWIANFILTNCNGPCPILSGNMEKLQSELPQEVGFLSFTVDPENDDAPSLQRYAKRFSADPSRWLFVRGDKASLYELYEKGFKVVAAEDKTLPLAERFVHTTKFVLLDQNGTIKGYFDGDTPYGLTKLKREALSLLRGGAGHDRNNA
- the katG gene encoding Catalase-peroxidase; amino-acid sequence: MSAPTFRGSDKRGGANGARIRLASQRDWEANQPAQLKKVLKTLEDIQTSFNKAQSGGKKISLADLIVLGGCAAVEEAAKKAGHDETVPFTPGRMDASQEKTDVASFAVLEPTADGFRNYLKTKFVLPAEKLLVDRAQLLTLTAPEMTVLIGGLRVLNTNVGQTKHGVFTKRPETLTNDFFVNLLDMRTQWKPSSKGNDIYEGSDRSTGKPMWTGTRVDLISVRTPNSGRWPKFTEPRIPRRSSCATL